The Rhipicephalus sanguineus isolate Rsan-2018 chromosome 10, BIME_Rsan_1.4, whole genome shotgun sequence genome segment AAGAGctttcaaaaacgactcccggttttaGATCGGCCGATAAATGCTCTTTCGAGTGAGATGCTACTTTATTGTGTAGCTGAAGCCATGTAGCTTCCTCGGTCGCTTTTGTCGGTCTTATAGACACTTTTCATACTTGTAAAGCTGGCTTTCTTACCACGAAATGAGCATGGCAGGAAAGCCAGCTATCCCACTGTAAACAGCGTGTAGCGTTGTTTACAGTGTTTGAGTGTTTACAGCCGAATTCACTAAAACTTCGTGTCCACTTGAAggacgacaggtgccgccactaTTTGAGTGAATATGCAgtgcagggaagcgcacttgcggattacgAAAGTGGTCTATTAGTTTCGAAAGCCCACATCTGCTCCTACATTGTATCGTTGTATCGGGGTGTGTCGGAACTACTCGTGGCGCTGAAAAAGCTTTTCAATGCATGTCCTTTGTTTCGCGTTTACTTTTGAAATAATTTGTCACGTATCACCCGGATTAACGAATCACGAGGTTCAAACTGCGGTTCGTACATCGCATAGGGTACTAAAGATTGCTGCAGTGAAAATAGAATGGATCGTGAGTAAAGACATTCGGCGACGCCGTATTGAGCAAGAATATATTTTTATACACGTTCCAAATCGCTTTCTTTtagtttatttctctttccttaCCCGTGCTGAACGCATATACGACGATAAAAAGATACGGTGTCAAGCCGTCGATAATTATGGAAATTTGTGCATGTGCGCCCGCGTCCGCATGAGTCTTCTCGTGCTTGACATTGGCGTAGCCATaaagggagggaggagggggaagggggggacgTAGGCGTTGGTGGGGTTCAAACCGCCTTTTCCCgaaattttatttattctgtGTGTGGATATAtctacacacgcacgaacatataaaaAGTATCACTGGACCCTCCACCCCCCTCACCCCCTTTGCAGAagaagatttctggctacgccacatGAGCACGCGCACAAGTGCGTACACTTAATTGTGCGGGCGCTCATGCTTAATCATATATTTGACAGGTATACATGATTTATTTTCTGTGGAGCGATAGCGAAGGCACGCTGACGCAATTATGCCCACCTTTTCTGTATGCAAAAGGCTTCAATGGTTGCGCGCTGGCATTGTTCTGCGCATCTGCCTATCAGATTGCAGtttttaaaggagcagtgacaaaaaatttgaaggcgagataactgcTGCGGTAGGTTTTGACGGACACGCACGCGTCATTTACAAATCATCAGCGGCTAATATAgtctagaacatatttaaaataaattttaaagcgtATGAAACGCATGTGCACGCCAAACGCACCACCTCACGACGTCGACACCGACTTCACGTTTGTGATGGCTTCCATGCTCCTTGCGTAAGTGGTTGTTTCTTGGAAGAAATATTTACAGAACCAAGCTGACGCAGGTTCATTGATTAACGTCAAACAAAAGAGCTGAGGGCATCACATGTATCGCTATACAAGTAATtaaatttccttctttctttcgcattgcactACGCTCCCACCTAAAGCAAACTTTGAGATTTCTTTATAATATCTCAACCAATCAAAAGAGCCAATGGCGATTACGGAATACAAAAGCGTAGAAAACTAGGTTAGTTGGTGatcttcatggtaaaagcagcgcaaggaGACGGCAACACGAAACGAAGAACGACACATGCACAGGCGCTGAGCTAACAACTGTCGTGTTTATTAAACACAAGTAAATAAATACTAGTCCCCTGCGCGTGCTTCCTCAACGTTACAGATATTCGTCACATTTTTCGAGGAGGCTGATTTCCCGATCATGGAGATAGATGGATGGGGCGGAAAAGCgaaggtcatttttttttcttactgtgaaaagcttctatgatttcacgtgGTCTTTGATCCGCGTGCCTGATGACGACATGATGACTgcgtcgttcttctcgtgtttcCGTGTATTTGCGCTGCTTTTATCATGAATTGACCTTGCAAAAGCGTGCAAAACCGGGCCAGTTGGTGCTCTTCAtgataaaagcagcgcaaaaagacggcaacacgagacGAAGAACGACCAAAGGTCGGGaaacgcactcatgagtcgactcactcagactcagattgagccgtgagtctgagtccgagtgagtccggccaCGTTATAttgtcgtgagtctgagtccgagtgagtcggctCGAGAAAAACTTTGGTGATTCAGAGCCCGAGTATGGTTGACGAAAACATTCGTGAGTCTTAGTTCAGTGAGTCTGGCCGCAGAAaaatttcgtgagtctgagtcggagtgagtccggttgaggaaatgtttcgtgagtctgaatccgagtgagtccgcttcagCAAAATAttggttagtctgagtccgagtgagtcctaagcaaaaaacatatttattgagtgagtctgagtgagctccgtttATATTTGTGTACCTAAATAATTTATAGCCTCCGACTAGggcgtgccttgtaatcatataGATCTTTCGGCTTGTACAGCCCAGaatttatttttgaagttataaAATTGTCGAGTTGCCCGCAGGTGGCGTAATCTAGCTGGCCCACCTTGTACCTTGAAAGGTGTCGTGGGTGGATTTCAAGGAGAGAGGAGGTAGACATGCACCATTCATGCCTTTCGCGACGCTTTACGACTCGAAATAAGTTCTTCAAGCTGTAATGTGGTCAAAGATTTGTTACCTCTCGGCAATTCGAGGAGCTTTTAAACTTCAACGACCTCATCAAATTCTTGAACCTTTTTAGCAGATATTTCTGCCAATTAACCAGCACGCCTGCTGTTGAGTCCGTACCGGCCGATACAACATAGCAACACCcgttcttctatttttttttcttcctcttcaaaCACCTTTCCTTTCAAAGTCAGCCTTGACGCGCCGAAGTATTTTTGGTGTTCCCTCCCTCGTCATTGTGCTCGTCCAGCCCGCGAAAAGCCTGGTGGCACCTGCTTTCTCAGGCTCAAGTTTCTCGTACCTACGCTTTCGCGCCCTTTGCACATCGCAAATAATGCAGGCAGAGTACAAAAAAGAAGCAACGAGCTTGACACCCTTGGCTTGGAGCCCGCAAGAAAAATATCTGTATTCTTGTCTACGAAAGGCGagttcgaacatttttacaatgGCAATGGCACGTACGTGGTTGCTTTTCAAGTGAAGCTTGCAATAACTGATTTGGGAAGGTGGTTAGGTTCGCTAAAGcgctcctcacccacagctggcgagcacaaacaaaaaaaagatggttgatccctccgtcagaggaatcggaataacacgaaagtaaagcgtgcccttacagaagtaactgaatgtttactgtacattgatataagagagtttgcacaatgtatattgatgtctggcagctatagcaccgtttaatgtggatacacccactttgatgattggtgatacatctccatcccgacgactaacgtccatgttaaatgattacacaaaaccttgtggtagctgtagtagttaacgttgaaagcgtaatcagagaacgaggtgtgatagccagaagagcgtcgcatattggacgcagaacttggtcgccatcccgcggcatgttaaaatgtgattgaacaccacggccgaactagtACTCTAGCccgactaaagggaaacgcaaagcgcgtcgtgccgccccccggccgctaTTTTTCCCGGGGCGAGcgtgtgagcggggaacgcgatgtaacagccaggtgaggcaggcgcgcgtcgcagcgaCGCTTTTGCGTCGCTTGcactaagatcgccacctcgcggtgtgttaaggcattgacaaaattgaacttctattgaaaacgcgcgcaatgggacggacgtgtaacgtgttgcaggtgttaattgcggaggccacagtaatgacgaattactttaccgctcccagagagcaacaccacaCCGCCTACCGGGAGAGTCgtagatataaaaagcgcgtttgtaaacccttctagagcctgtgaccgtggcgcagtgggtagcgtgcccggcatctgttgctgcggaccgagcggtcgtgggttcgatgcccgttgacggaacattttttctttgccatctgatcgtgtaaattttttcgacgtcatttccgtgacggaaatacgtcactgaagtcttggtggaccccagcataaaacactttcgtgttaaaagaagctTAGCCAAGGGTTTTGAGAAGACACGGAGATAGTACAGCAAGTTAAAAGAAATGTGTCCTTTGCCCAACTGATTTGAGCTGCTGCCATTGCGGCAACCCTCTCCTTAACACCAGCCCCACTTCCAGCGTTACATTCCCGTAagaaagacggtagtctttcttggggaacttaaacgcaaaaattttggtctgtctgtctttctgtttgtcggcacgtccctcgattcagccactcggccaaagttgaaccacttgcccaagggccagccgtcttgaactggtacggctgttcatacttgtgaacgttgtcgatcaaaaagtaaatatcatgcatatcttaggtgcaacatcactaggtaagtattaggtggcgtgttcctttaatagaaaatgcatacatacgtaattttaaggcccctagtttcttaagctgcgctgaaaatgcataagaatggaagcttgagcgagttggtatgcgttcatctttgttgaaacagcgctcactagacgacgacgaattaaaagaaggcacaggacaggcagcgcatgttcttgttcttgttcttgtttgccttcaactatggctcacacccactgcgggggattggccaagaagtgagtggttttataaGATGTTAGAATACTTTaggtgccttcttttacttcgtcgtcgtctagtgagcgctgtttcaacaaagctgaaaatgcgactgcgctgaaattggccttcctccgtgcccttcgcacgagctcattgttgtgttccggtttcggttccgtattgcactgtacgaatgccatgggttggtgttgaaaaactttagttttgagaaggccaagaaggtgaaaaaaatatttaaaaaatgaaaaagcagcgttgtgggcggccttcaggctgccggttgtgggcgccgctctggcgttcttgttttccccaggcgacgtgtaaaaagatatggctgatccctccgtcatagggatcggtataacacgaaagtgtaacgtgtcttcacagaagttgtgcttatcgtgtagtgatatatgagagcttctacaatgtctattggtgttttgcagctatagcaccgtttgacgtcgatgcgcccatgttgacgcctagtggcatgtctccatcgcgacgactaacgcccatgatcatgattaaaccgttgtggtagctgaagttgtgaacatatacttggagtcagcgaatcgtgaatcgcgcgtaaagatgacatcaacaagcataATCGacgctggtacccgatatgcacttcttcaaaacgtcgtcaattaaggagagaagcggcagtgTGTGCTTACTAGTAATgtgttaccgacgcctgtgttcatgcatacactaccacactgcgcttcagcaacacaggaggcagaggttcgtcgcttgagccgcaaacgcgtgcgtcccgctggcctctgtctcgctccaccaaggcacgacattctcccgtcgaaatcgtgtcctttttgcaaggcgtattgcagcagttttgttagtcggtgctctcgccggcgcacgctaacacgaagcgggaggcaaagaacgtaactgtgtcTACGTTtcatcggcgacgccagcgcggccagtgtcactcgctggttacgagacgctttaaccatgacctctgatatcgcacAGAATCTCGGAGTacgcgctagtaaatgtcgatcgcgacgcattacttcttttcacgtctcacagacggcggcaccgccccgctctgcccCGCCTACCTgcgccgccaacagagagcaccgtgcgaaagaggatgtgtgaaatacataaggcgcgttcgtggagtgtccgtcatctggcgagttggcttagtcggttgagcgtcgggcgcttaccgtcgcggccgcaacgtcgtgggttcgattcccagcggcggaaatttttcttggttttctttctcacccattggcgtccattttatcaacgtcataaccgtgacggaagtgtatacttggtggaccccggcataaaacactttcgtgttaaaaaaaaaatctgacattACCTTTTGTGCACCAGAGGCGCACGGAATAAGAATACATATTCGTTTAGAAGATGTTTATTAAAGCGTGACGATCTGCTTAAACACAGTACAATCTATGAGCTAGCAACCATCACAACAGTTTAGCTCAACGTTCAGAATAAAAATGTCCAGCTTGACATTTTCTTGCACTCATACACAAGGAAATTACATGATCCGAACAGCCACTCATTTTCACCTACGTGTAATGCCGTGATGAAATCCTCAACTTGGGCTTTCATCTTGCGCAGCTTGACGAGCAAGCTTTCGTATTGGTACTGTCCTCGCTCGTAGGTTTCGAAGAAGAGCGGTTCCATCATGTCCGCACCCGTCAGATCCAAGTTGGACTCGACCACTTTTACGTACTCCTCGTAGTAGGCGATAAAGTGTTCGAGCATCACTCCTTGGAGGTACCCCGGACACAGTGAGGATCCATTCAGACAGGCCTCGATAGCGTCGCACACGGCAACACGGATGGTCTCGTGCTGTACGATGCGACTGTAGCTCCCGCCGTCCTCCGACCGCGCCTCGCTGATCCACTGGGGTTCGTTGAAGTGCGGCTTCTCCGTCAGCAGCGACTGGATCGAGACGACGACACTCGAAATGCTGTGTGCAGGGCTCCACGCCAACGTGCCCGAGGTTCCCAGAATATCCAGGCACACCCTGCCGCTTTTGTACAGGTTCGGACTGAAGCTCACGCTTCCATCGTCGGTGTTCATGAGGCGAACGCGCGGCGGCCGCATCGGGTAGTCCTTCGGGCACTGCATCAGGAAGTGGAAGAAGCCGCCCTCGT includes the following:
- the LOC119406773 gene encoding ubiquitin-conjugating enzyme E2 Z translates to MKLDTPATDWCDDEITAIGDELLMTRWRAHLTKSSHPGWTPLRIAATPTTSQRARPSERLQSGRIPQSSTETDMLSMLVLDEWDPVRFEHEEPSSQGLVRFESDLQDLFTNPLTGVYIETVTVGRFHVVVVGPSGTPYEGGFFHFLMQCPKDYPMRPPRVRLMNTDDGSVSFSPNLYKSGRVCLDILGTSGTLAWSPAHSISSVVVSIQSLLTEKPHFNEPQWISEARSEDGGSYSRIVQHETIRVAVCDAIEACLNGSSLCPGYLQGVMLEHFIAYYEEYVKVVESNLDLTGADMMEPLFFETYERGQYQYESLLVKLRKMKAQVEDFITALHVGENEWLFGSCNFLVYECKKMSSWTFLF